The Parashewanella tropica genome window below encodes:
- the gmhB gene encoding D-glycero-beta-D-manno-heptose 1,7-bisphosphate 7-phosphatase, which yields MNKAVFLDRDGVINVDHGYVHKVDDFEYIEGVFDACKELKQMGYKLVVVTNQSGIARGMYSEDDFHALTEWMDWNFVDKGVELDGIYYCPHHPEKGLGEYKTDCDCRKPKPGMLISAARFLKIDLENSVMIGDKHDDMLAAKNAGINTRLLVKTGKAIADTSEASALIESIAELPQWLKDNI from the coding sequence TTGAATAAAGCCGTTTTTTTAGATCGTGATGGTGTGATTAACGTTGATCATGGATACGTACATAAAGTTGATGACTTTGAATACATCGAAGGTGTGTTTGACGCTTGCAAAGAATTAAAGCAAATGGGCTACAAATTAGTTGTAGTCACTAATCAATCTGGTATCGCTCGCGGAATGTATTCTGAAGATGACTTTCATGCATTAACAGAATGGATGGACTGGAACTTTGTAGATAAAGGTGTAGAACTAGACGGTATCTATTATTGCCCCCACCACCCAGAAAAGGGATTAGGTGAATATAAAACAGATTGTGATTGTCGTAAGCCAAAACCTGGAATGCTAATCTCTGCTGCGCGATTTTTAAAAATTGATTTAGAAAACTCAGTTATGATTGGTGACAAGCATGATGACATGCTTGCAGCAAAAAATGCAGGGATTAATACCAGACTTTTAGTCAAAACCGGAAAAGCTATCGCAGATACAAGTGAAGCTTCTGCTCTAATTGAAAGCATTGCCGAACTCCCGCAGTGGTTAAAAGACAATATTTGA